The Cytobacillus sp. NJ13 sequence GGTTCTTCAGCCTTTGACGTTTATCCTGGCAGGGAGATGGGCGAAAAAAATTGACCGTGTCATTGTACTGAGAATCGGTGTAATTTTTTTGGCACTATTTTATCTGACAGTGCTTTTCATTGGAACGAATGCCTCAAAATTTCTATTGCTTCTAGGGGCTCTGCTGGGAGTCGGGTATGGGTTCTACTGGCTTGCTTTCAATGTACTTACTTTTGAAATAACTGAGCCGGAGAATCGCGATTTCTTTAATGGCTTCCTTGGAATACTAACATCCGTGGGGGGTATGATTGGACCGATAGCAGCGGGTTTCATTATTTCAAGGATGGAAAAGTTCACGGGATATTCCGTTATCTTCGGCATCTCACTGACGCTTTTTTCAATAGCCGTCTTTTTAAGCTTTTTTCTTAAAAGGCGGCCAGCTGATGGGAGGTATTTATTTGGAAGAATCCTGGCAGAACGAAAAAACAGCCTGAACTGGCGAATGATTACGAATGCCCATTTTTTTCAGGGTCTCAGAGAGGGAACCTTTATTTTTGTCATATCAGTTTATGTTTTTATTTCAACTGGCAGTGAACTGGCTCTTGGTACATACGGATTGGTCAACTCAAGTATATCTTTTTTGGGGTATTTTCTTGTATCAAGGCTTTTAAAGAAGGAGTATCGGAAAAGGGCCATACTTATAGGCGGGTTATTACTGTATGGTGCCATTTTCTTTATCGTTTTTGAGGTTACGTATCCAAAGCTGCTGATGTATGCAGCCGCTATTGCTATAGCGTATCCTCTCCTGCTTGTGCCATATATCTCATTGACATATGATGTCATTGGCAGAGGCTGGAAGGCTGCAGAGATGAGAATTGAGTATATCGTAGTAAGGGAAATCTTCTTAAATGCAGGACGTGTAGTATCCATTTTAAGTTTTTTAGCTGCGGTATCTTTTTTCAATGAAGAAAAAAGCATCCCTATTCTTCTCTTAATCATTGGGGCCGGACATTCGGTCATATATTTCTTCGTCAGGAAAATACAATTTCAGTCTGCATGAGAGAGAGGAAATCCTCTCTCTTTTTTTACCAGAAAAATATCTCTGTCGAAAAAGGGTTCTTTATAGAATTTATTGCTATTTTCTTTTAGAATGGGATTATGAGACTTTTTTAAAGGAAGTGTGCGTAATTTTGAATAGGAAGAAAAAGAAGAAGACCCATGTTCCTTTCCGTCTGAATATGCTCTTCTTTGCTGTGTTTTTATTGTTCTCCATGCTGATCCTCAGGCTTGGGATGGTTCAGATTGTTTACGGTGACGATTATAAGCGTGAGATTGAAAGAACGGAAGATGTTACAGTCAACAGCCCGGTGCCGAGAGGAAAGATGTTTGACAGAAATGGCCAGGTGATTGTCGATAAT is a genomic window containing:
- a CDS encoding MFS transporter, producing MSRFKKLIGDVDLTKDLTLLLFIGGLYSLSAALSNTFVNIYLWKQSGEFSDLALYNLAIVVLQPLTFILAGRWAKKIDRVIVLRIGVIFLALFYLTVLFIGTNASKFLLLLGALLGVGYGFYWLAFNVLTFEITEPENRDFFNGFLGILTSVGGMIGPIAAGFIISRMEKFTGYSVIFGISLTLFSIAVFLSFFLKRRPADGRYLFGRILAERKNSLNWRMITNAHFFQGLREGTFIFVISVYVFISTGSELALGTYGLVNSSISFLGYFLVSRLLKKEYRKRAILIGGLLLYGAIFFIVFEVTYPKLLMYAAAIAIAYPLLLVPYISLTYDVIGRGWKAAEMRIEYIVVREIFLNAGRVVSILSFLAAVSFFNEEKSIPILLLIIGAGHSVIYFFVRKIQFQSA